The nucleotide window CATACCACAGGGTGGACGCGGAGGTAAAGAACGCAGAATCCGGCCTGCTCTCCGTTTCCATCACCGCCCTCTCCTGCATGAGCGACATGGACGCGTTCAAAACGATGCTTGAAACCAACACGAGCGCGGATCTGCTGAGGGAGCGCGCCGGGAGGTACGCCTACTGCGCGCAGGTTCTCAGCGAGGCTTCAGAGTCTCTATATGAACTCACCGGAAAGGAGACCTACCGGGACATCCACGCTGCCGCGTCAAACCTCGCGGTTTTCTTCAACCACGTGAGGAACAGCGGAGAGCCAAAAGAGCTCCTCCTCAAAAACGTGGACGTTATCGTTTCCATCGGTGATGCCATCTCAGAGGTTTACAAGGCCGAGCTAAGGGGTGGTTTGAGGAAAAACCAGACTGGTCGGCTGCTCAATCTAACGAAAGGTCTCTCGTGGTGAGCGCGAGGATTCCGAGGGCGAGAACTCCCAGGAGAAAGGCGCCGACCGGGAGATTCGCCCCTGTTCCCCTTTCAATCAGCCACGCAAAGGTCAGCTGGGACAGCGGAATGACCAGAGTTGCGAGGGCATCGAAAAGGCCCCTCGCGGTCCCAAGGCGCTCAAGCGGGATAAACCTCTGCATTAAGCTGTCGAACGAGACGTTGAGAAGCTCCCCGCCAAAACCGAGGATAAACACCGCTGGAAACAGCGCCACCACAGATGGGATGCGTACGATGAGGAGTGAGATGCTCTGGAGGAACATTCCGATCATCAGCGGGCCCCTGAGGCCGATTCCCTTCCTTTTTGCGAGAAGGGCAATAATCACTACGGCTGCAAGACTCCCGACGGTTGTGAGAGACTGCAAAATCCCGTAAACGAACTCCCCCGCGCTCAGCTTCCTCAGCGAGGCGAAGACGAAGATCCTGAACGAGCCGAGGGCGAAGTTGAAGAGGAGCACCGAGACGAGGACTCCTATGACGAACCGCTTATCAACGGCAATCCCTTCTCTCGAGGCCTCAAACGGGGTTTCCTCGCTCTTTCTCTTTACCTCGACGTTCAGATACGGAATTAGTGTGAGCGCTCCAACCAGAAGGAGAACCGCGTCGAGGAGCATGGCCTTTATCCCGAAGCGGTAAGACAGAAAGCCGGCCAGCGGAAAAGCCGCCAGCGAAACGGCGTTTCCAACTGTAGCGAGCTTTGCGTTGAGGCTTTGGAGCTCCGAGGGGTCGAGGGTCATCGAGGCGACCAGCGAGAAGCCGTAGTAGCGGTGGAGGATGTCGAGGGCGGAGATCCCGGAGACGATGAGGTAGAATGCAACGACGTTTGATGAGAGTGGAATTATGAGAACCGCGAGAATAGACTGAAGGAGGAGCGCGAGGAAGGCCAGCCTGACCTTCCTGGCCGTTCTGTCGAGCGTCCTTCCGAGGAGGGGCGGGAGGATAACCCAGGGCAGGTGGGAGAAGAGGGCAAAGCCACCGATGCTCAGGAGCGAGCCGGTGCTCTGGAGGATGCCCCAGGGCAGGGCAACGCTCTCGATGGCGTCTCCCACTGTTCTGAGGGCTGATGTGAGGAGCTGGAGGCGGTAGAGGGTCCGCTTCATGACCGGATTTTAGGGGAGGGTTTTAAAAGAACTGCGATTTGCTTTGGGCTTACGTCCGAGTTGTGGAACTGCTCACCCCTGACCGGAAACGCTAAAGGAATGACCACTCAATCATTAACCATGCCCGATGAGGAACTCGCCAGGGAAGTTCAGGAGCTCAGGAAGGCGCTCGAAGAGCTGAGGGAGAGCTTTGCCCTCGTTTCCCAGCTGGCGCAGGCCTATCTCCGCTTAATCAACCTCTACGCCCAGTACGGCGGGCTGGGAATAGAGGTGGCCGTTCCCGAGGTTACCGACCCCATATCGAGGGAAATCGTCCGGATTCTCTTCGACCTCAAGCGGGCGAACGTGAGCGAGATAGCGCGGGAGCTGAAGGGCAGGCGCGGAAAGGCCTCGCGGAACACCGTGAGGGCCAAGCTGAGGGAGCTTAGGGAGATGGGAATCGTCGTCGAGGTTCCCGGGGAGAGGGGAAAGTGCTACGCCCTCTCAAAGAAGGTGGTCAAAAAGTGGCTCGAAATAATCGGAATCCCGATTAACCTTGACCGAACTAAAGATTATCGAGGTGATTGATATGGAGGAGAAAGTTGGAACCCCCAAGAAGAAGCTGGAGGAGCTCCTGGACGAGCTCATGGAGGAGATGAGGAACGCGAAGACGCCGGAGGAAGTGAAGGTTCTCAGGGAGAAGGCGGAAATAATAGAGGACCTCATCGAGGCCTACGAGGGCGACAAGGACCTTGAGAAGATACCCCTCCTCATGGAGAAGGTCGGCGACATGGTGGAGGACATCCTTCAGCCGCTGAAAGAGCTCCTCAACGAGCTCTACAGCCCAGAGAGGGTTCAGGCGATTGGCAAGAGCGTGGCCGAGTTCTACAAGAACCTCGTCGAGGCGGGCATGGACAAGGAAGCGGCGCTTGAGCTCACGAAGGAGTTCATGGACTCGATAAACCCCGGGAAGAAGCTCATTGAAGCTCTGGCGAACCTCACCAAGAAGGGGGCTGTTGTGATAAATGGCCCGACATACTACGGGAAAAACGATGGGGAGGAGAAAGAAGAGTGATTCTTCCCCTTCTCCGCTTTTTTCTCCGCCTTCCGTTGCTCGCGTTTAAAATCGCCGGCCTCGTGAGGATAACCAATCGGGCGAGGCGGAGCTTTAAGAGAGTTCTCAGGGAGGAGGGCCTTCCCGGGGACGTAGTCGAGGAGCTCGCCGAACATTTCACGCCCAAACTCCCTTCGCTCCTCAAACGGTGATCAGTTCTTCAAGATTTTCACGAGTTACCGGAACTTCGTGGACGTCCGATTGAGCAGCCATTCCATCTTTAGTCTTCAGTTCCCCACATGGCCATAACGGTCGCTTTTACCGCGCTCTCGTTCCCGTAGAGGAGCATCACCCTGTCCATACCCGGCCCGTTGTACAGCTCAATGTACACACTTCCATTGCCCTCAAAGTAAGCCCTCCTGACGATCTCCCCCGCCGGATCCCGGGATTTCAGGGGTGGAAGGGGTTTCTCCTGGAAGCCCAGCTCCTTAATCCGCTCCTCCAGCTTAACGTAAACTTCTCCCCCACATCCCCATCTGTAAACGGCCACCTCTATTCTTGCCCCCTCGGGGGTGAAGCCGCTCGCCGAGAGAAGGTCGCCGGAGAAGATTTTGCTCCTTCCAGTTCTGTTTTCAATCCGGGTGTGCATGAAGAGACCGAGCACCTTCCCGGGAGATGGGCCCACCCACATCATGCTGAACATAAGCTTGTTGAGGGTGTACTCGGCCATGTCGGGCCACTCCTTGTCGTAGGGAACCTTCAGGATCACGATGAAATAGAATCCACCGAAATACGCGCCAAAGGCAGAGTACAGCGCATCCCTCCCCAGCCATTTGTCCCTGTCGGTGGCGTTTCCAATTGTGGCAAGTTTCTTTTTGAGCGCGCCCAACGCTTCTGCTGCCGAATAGGAATCCGGGTAAGCAAAAACGCCGACGTACGCGCTGGAAACCTTAAAGGTTTTATTTGCAAGACTGCCCTCCGGAACGGGGAAATCTGGCCTGGCTGGCACGACCGAGTACTTTTCTTTGAGGGGCTTGATGAACCCGGCGATGCTGCTGTTTGGATCCATCCCGCAGAGGGGATCCGATGGGGCTATTGTTCCAATTTCATCCAAAAACCCTTCTCTCATGG belongs to Thermococcus sp. AM4 and includes:
- a CDS encoding MFS transporter, with product MKRTLYRLQLLTSALRTVGDAIESVALPWGILQSTGSLLSIGGFALFSHLPWVILPPLLGRTLDRTARKVRLAFLALLLQSILAVLIIPLSSNVVAFYLIVSGISALDILHRYYGFSLVASMTLDPSELQSLNAKLATVGNAVSLAAFPLAGFLSYRFGIKAMLLDAVLLLVGALTLIPYLNVEVKRKSEETPFEASREGIAVDKRFVIGVLVSVLLFNFALGSFRIFVFASLRKLSAGEFVYGILQSLTTVGSLAAVVIIALLAKRKGIGLRGPLMIGMFLQSISLLIVRIPSVVALFPAVFILGFGGELLNVSFDSLMQRFIPLERLGTARGLFDALATLVIPLSQLTFAWLIERGTGANLPVGAFLLGVLALGILALTTRDLSLD
- a CDS encoding winged helix-turn-helix domain-containing protein, whose amino-acid sequence is MPDEELAREVQELRKALEELRESFALVSQLAQAYLRLINLYAQYGGLGIEVAVPEVTDPISREIVRILFDLKRANVSEIARELKGRRGKASRNTVRAKLRELREMGIVVEVPGERGKCYALSKKVVKKWLEIIGIPINLDRTKDYRGD